The bacterium genome includes the window AGTTCAATCATTGCCGTTAGCCTCGGGACATCGGCTCATCATCGGTGCAATATTCCAGTGCATGATCCAATTCTCATTCTACTCCGCTTGCATGGCGCGGCGCTGTGATTTCTTGGCCGCGAAGTACTTGGCGATATCGAGACCGCCCTTGCCCACGTTGCCGATTGCGAATATCGTACCTATGGATTCCACCCGCTTGAAGACTTCTTGATACGTATGCTCGGGAGGGATGATACCCAATCTGACTACCTGAGATTGCGCGATTCCATAACGGGGCAAGCTGGCATAGACCCGGTCCACGCACTCACCCATCAGGAACAGGTAGTGAAAGTCGTGCGGCATCCCTTCCTGAATCATTTCGAGGAGTTGCACCGTGCGATCATACCGGTCGGCCCGCGTATTCAACAGCACGAAGACGATGCCCAAGTCCGTAGACAGGTCGCGCATCTTCTTCCAGATGGCAAGGGTGGACTCGGGATCATTGGCCGCCAAAGCATGAACGAACTGCACGACCCGATCGCCTTCGACCACTTCATAGACGCGAAGCGCGCCTGCGTCGGGATGGCTCTTGATCATTCCCTCCAGCGCAACTTCACGAGAAACACCGTAGTGCTCGCAAACGGCCAGGGCGAGGGTTACGTTCTCGGCGTGTTCAACGTGATCGAAGCGGCCCAAGTCCATGTATGAAACGCTGTCGGGATCCACCCGATAGAGGCGGCAATTCACCCGCCGCGCCTGCCTTCGCATCAGCCAGAACATCTTCTCTTCGCTGGTGAACGCGATCCCGTTAGGTGC containing:
- the pgsB gene encoding poly-gamma-glutamate synthase PgsB gives rise to the protein MQYLVLVTIALATIGLIEYLAHQRRVASIPIRIHVNGTRGKSSVTRLIAAGLRAGGIPTMAKTTGTLPRIIDMQGLEVPIIRPSGANIIEQVKVFRYFHRRKPTAVVVECMAVNPEYQWICERGFVHSTVGVITNTRLDHVIEMGPSIENITRSLCNTLAPNGIAFTSEEKMFWLMRRQARRVNCRLYRVDPDSVSYMDLGRFDHVEHAENVTLALAVCEHYGVSREVALEGMIKSHPDAGALRVYEVVEGDRVVQFVHALAANDPESTLAIWKKMRDLSTDLGIVFVLLNTRADRYDRTVQLLEMIQEGMPHDFHYLFLMGECVDRVYASLPRYGIAQSQVVRLGIIPPEHTYQEVFKRVESIGTIFAIGNVGKGGLDIAKYFAAKKSQRRAMQAE